From Lolium perenne isolate Kyuss_39 chromosome 5, Kyuss_2.0, whole genome shotgun sequence, a single genomic window includes:
- the LOC139831373 gene encoding uncharacterized protein — translation MGSCVSLSAAPALPTVATAKVVHVDGSMVQFATPVTAREALGSDATSSSSFLCSCDELRFDAPARALAAEEALQPGCLYFALPVSMLRRPLSGQDMAALAVKASSGLAAVANSSKGQGMARVAPLVAADEGERDGGRDHHVYGKYGPRKMGGSDRAVVQRLSAILEGQ, via the coding sequence ATGGGCTCGTGCGTCTCGCTCTCGGCGGCGCCGGCGCTGCCGACAGTGGCCACGGCGAAGGTGGTGCACGTGGACGGCTCCATGGTGCAGTTCGCGACGCCCGTCACGGCGCGGGAGGCTCTCGGCAGCGACGCCACCAGCTCCTCGAGCTTCCTCTGCAGCTGCGACGAGCTTCGATTCGACGCGCCCGCCCGCGCGCTGGCGGCCGAGGAGGCACTCCAGCCCGGGTGCCTCTACTTCGCGCTCCCCGTGTCCATGCTCCGCCGCCCGCTCTCCGGGCAGGACATGGCCGCCCTCGCCGTCAAGGCAAGCTCCGGTTTGGCCGCCGTCGCCAACAGCAGCAAAGGACAGGGTATGGCTCGAGTGGCGCCGCTCGTCGCCGCCGACGAGGGTGAACGAGACGGCGGACGGGATCACCACGTCTACGGAAAATACGGCCCACGCAAGATGGGTGGTAGTGATCGTGCGGTCGTGCAAAGGCTGAGCGCCATTTTGGAAGGCCAGTGA
- the LOC127302149 gene encoding uncharacterized protein has product MGSCVSRSPASGSGRAVATAKVVGLDGSMTQYSAPVTAGEALGDDNSRKGASVFLCSSDELRFDEPPRALADEEALQPGWLYFVLPVSMLRLALSGHEMAALAVRASSALAVASGVASPPRRKIVPGANGKTRKTARVAPLVVAPNNDEDAELADSGSSLHPYGKYGASNKTVRGGGHEKAGKTRKIAGYRSRGARHRRRAADVPRLSAILEDDDF; this is encoded by the coding sequence ATGGGCTCCTGCGTCTCGCGCTCGCCGGCGTCGGGGTCCGGGCGGGCGGTGGCCACGGCGAAGGTGGTCGGCCTGGACGGGTCCATGACGCAGTACTCGGCGCCAGTCACGGCGGGCGAGGCCCTGGGCGACGATAACAGCCGCAAAGGCGCGTCGGTCTTCCTGTGCAGCTCCGACGAGCTCCGCTTCGACGAGCCCCCGCGCGCGCTGGCGGACGAGGAGGCGCTGCAGCCCGGGTGGCTCTACTTCGTGCTCCCCGTCTCCATGCTCCGCCTGGCGCTCTCCGGGCACGAGATGGCCGCCCTGGCAGTCAGGGCCAGCTCCGCGCTCGCCGTCGCCAGCGGCGTCGCGTCCCCTCCGCGCCGCAAGATCGTGCCAGGAGCCAACGGCAAGACACGAAAGACGGCGCGAGTGGCGCCCCTCGTTGTTGCCCCCAACAATGACGAGGACGCCGAACTAGCAGACAGTGGATCGAGTCTGCACCCATACGGCAAATACGGTGCCTCGAACAAGACGgtgcgcggcggcggccatgagAAGGCGGGGAAGACGAGGAAGATAGCAGGCTACAGAAGCCGCGgcgctcgtcatcgtcgtcgtgcgGCAGATGTGCCGAGGTTAAGCGCCATTCTGGAAGACGATGACTTCTGA